Proteins co-encoded in one Pseudophryne corroboree isolate aPseCor3 chromosome 1, aPseCor3.hap2, whole genome shotgun sequence genomic window:
- the BBS12 gene encoding Bardet-Biedl syndrome 12 protein isoform X1: MEFIVLFANNTMTARKIRGHEGLVELCNLSSPVKTFLGPIKSYKFIYDQDTHESALTCSSFRLLESLDLTSPVGQLLNETIQAHQNVYKTGTTTLFFLVGAWSNAVLECLHQGVPTSLIISVMLEGLNSCIENLDSLHIHLNNIVITNQSSSRSTNVRHENTSDSDKHCFPCFVREDWPKHFSKSSKHIQLTEANTEGLNRTYQMSRLSRSKYFSILNRSCFQNTSTTPNNNHALGDLTKSLSHGSSEAMKLVEKAVTYLFENAEDTSVTKDLFHASQLEICFLQGQSNSHSNASFGYTTLITSENAAIAKELEGKPLKVLLVDGELTEKYRHLGFNNATNVKSISEFTNSGISIPEDPWLSSAFRKIIDANVDLILVRGLVCPQLMMNCIQKNILIIPNVKQKVLQAISECTGAEPVNYHTQINQHSVGYGVYANICTQYSSFLEYSQVIALTLQAGTMNLVTVVLNCSLMPKMQILEDQFWACSYRLHHALHDEKVFPGGGAVELLCLDHLRKLENSAVPFNSDSRGHYMSSWVSTTATHYKASVFRCLAKGWYKYVSVLLCNMNTYSSELESMTFINNELQIMSDFPSPSSYILNEYSRKLALVDNLGVPTESRPAIVYDNVVPKVEAWRSAMHLVLTVLQSDAEIITGSIIHIKQRESVHGEKMFL; encoded by the coding sequence GTACTATTTGCAAACAACACAATGACGGCTAGAAAAATACGAGGCCACGAGGGACTGGTCGAATTATGCAACTTGTCATCTCCAGTAAAGACCTTCCTCGGACCCATAAAATCATACAAGTTTATTTATGACCAAGATACCCATGAGAGTGCTTTGACTTGTTCTTCATTCCGCCTTCTGGAGAGTCTAGATTTGACCAGTCCAGTTGGACAGCTTCTTAATGAAACAATTCAAGCTCATCAAAATGTATATAAAACTGGGACAACAACCCTGTTTTTTCTTGTTGGAGCATGGAGTAACGCTGTACTAGAATGCCTTCACCAAGGAGTCCCCACGTCCTTGATCATTTCAGTAATGTTAGAAGGACTAAACTCTTGCATTGAAAACCTTGACTCTCTGCACATACACCTCAATAATATAGTTATAACAAATCAGAGTTCAAGTAGATCAACCAATGTTAGACATGAAAACACTTCTGATAGTGATAAACATTGCTTTCCCTGTTTTGTTAGAGAAGACTGGCCAAAGCATTTCTCCAAAAGCAGCAAGCACATACAACTAACAGAAGCTAATACAGAAGGCTTAAATAGGACATATCAGATGAGTAGACTATCTCGTAGTAAATACTTTTCCATCCTGAACAGAAGCTGCTTTCAGAATACCTCCACAACACCAAACAATAATCACGCTTTAGGAGATCTGACTAAGTCTTTGAGCCATGGCAGTTCAGAAGCCATGAAACTTGTGGAAAAAGCTGTTACTTATCTTTTTGAAAATGCTGAAGATACATCTGTGACCAAGGACCTCTTTCATGCTTCCCAACTTGAGATTTGTTTTTTACAAGGTCAATCAAACAGTCACTCAAACGCTTCCTTTGGATATACAACTTTAATCACATCAGAGAATGCTGCCATTGCCAAAGAATTAGAGGGCAAACCTCTGAAGGTTCTACTTGTGGATGGGGAACTGACTGAGAAGTATCGTCATTTGGGCTTTAATAATGCAACCAATGTAAAGTCAATATCTGAATTTACAAACAGTGGAATAAGTATCCCTGAGGATCCATGGCTAAGTTCTGCATTTAGGAAAATTATTGACGCTAATGTTGACTTAATTTTAGTCAGGGGTCTTGTCTGCCCACAGCTTATGATGAATTGCATTCAGAAAAATATTCTTATTATTCCTAATGTAAAGCAAAAGGTTCTTCAAGCAATTAGtgagtgcacaggagcagagccagTGAACTACCACACACAGATAAATCAGCATAGCGTAGGGTATGGGGTTTATGCCAACATATGCACACAGTATAGCTCGTTTTTAGAATATAGCCAAGTTATTGCTCTTACACTCCAAGCAGGCACGATGAACCTGGTCACAGTTGTCCTAAACTGCAGTTTGATGCCTAAAATGCAAATATTAGAAGACCAATTTTGGGCCTGCTCATATAGATTACATCATGCTCTTCATGACGAGAAAGTCTTTCCTGGTGGAGGTGCAGTGGAACTTTTGTGTCTCGATCACCTTAGAAAACTTGAAAATAGTGCAGTACCATTTAATTCAGACAGCAGAGGGCACTATATGTCATCATGGGTGTCTACTACGGCCACACACTACAAGGCTTCTGTTTTCAGGTGTCTCGCCAAAGGCTGGTATAAATATGTTTCCGTTCTTCTCTGTAACATGAATACATATTCTTCCGAGTTAGAATCTATGACTTTCATAAACAATGAACTGCAAATCATGAGTGATTTTCCATCTCCCTCTTCATATATTCTAAATGAGTATTCTAGAAAGCTTGCTTTGGTTGATAATTTAGGTGTTCCTACAGAAAGCAGACCAGCAATAGTGTATGATAATGTTGTTCCAAAGGTGGAGGCATGGCGCAGTGCCATGCATCTAGTTCTCACAGTGCTTCAGTCCGATGCAGAGATTATTACAGGGTCTATTATACATATAAAACAAAGGGAATCTGTACATGGAGAAAAAATGTTCTTATAG
- the BBS12 gene encoding Bardet-Biedl syndrome 12 protein isoform X2, which yields MTARKIRGHEGLVELCNLSSPVKTFLGPIKSYKFIYDQDTHESALTCSSFRLLESLDLTSPVGQLLNETIQAHQNVYKTGTTTLFFLVGAWSNAVLECLHQGVPTSLIISVMLEGLNSCIENLDSLHIHLNNIVITNQSSSRSTNVRHENTSDSDKHCFPCFVREDWPKHFSKSSKHIQLTEANTEGLNRTYQMSRLSRSKYFSILNRSCFQNTSTTPNNNHALGDLTKSLSHGSSEAMKLVEKAVTYLFENAEDTSVTKDLFHASQLEICFLQGQSNSHSNASFGYTTLITSENAAIAKELEGKPLKVLLVDGELTEKYRHLGFNNATNVKSISEFTNSGISIPEDPWLSSAFRKIIDANVDLILVRGLVCPQLMMNCIQKNILIIPNVKQKVLQAISECTGAEPVNYHTQINQHSVGYGVYANICTQYSSFLEYSQVIALTLQAGTMNLVTVVLNCSLMPKMQILEDQFWACSYRLHHALHDEKVFPGGGAVELLCLDHLRKLENSAVPFNSDSRGHYMSSWVSTTATHYKASVFRCLAKGWYKYVSVLLCNMNTYSSELESMTFINNELQIMSDFPSPSSYILNEYSRKLALVDNLGVPTESRPAIVYDNVVPKVEAWRSAMHLVLTVLQSDAEIITGSIIHIKQRESVHGEKMFL from the coding sequence ATGACGGCTAGAAAAATACGAGGCCACGAGGGACTGGTCGAATTATGCAACTTGTCATCTCCAGTAAAGACCTTCCTCGGACCCATAAAATCATACAAGTTTATTTATGACCAAGATACCCATGAGAGTGCTTTGACTTGTTCTTCATTCCGCCTTCTGGAGAGTCTAGATTTGACCAGTCCAGTTGGACAGCTTCTTAATGAAACAATTCAAGCTCATCAAAATGTATATAAAACTGGGACAACAACCCTGTTTTTTCTTGTTGGAGCATGGAGTAACGCTGTACTAGAATGCCTTCACCAAGGAGTCCCCACGTCCTTGATCATTTCAGTAATGTTAGAAGGACTAAACTCTTGCATTGAAAACCTTGACTCTCTGCACATACACCTCAATAATATAGTTATAACAAATCAGAGTTCAAGTAGATCAACCAATGTTAGACATGAAAACACTTCTGATAGTGATAAACATTGCTTTCCCTGTTTTGTTAGAGAAGACTGGCCAAAGCATTTCTCCAAAAGCAGCAAGCACATACAACTAACAGAAGCTAATACAGAAGGCTTAAATAGGACATATCAGATGAGTAGACTATCTCGTAGTAAATACTTTTCCATCCTGAACAGAAGCTGCTTTCAGAATACCTCCACAACACCAAACAATAATCACGCTTTAGGAGATCTGACTAAGTCTTTGAGCCATGGCAGTTCAGAAGCCATGAAACTTGTGGAAAAAGCTGTTACTTATCTTTTTGAAAATGCTGAAGATACATCTGTGACCAAGGACCTCTTTCATGCTTCCCAACTTGAGATTTGTTTTTTACAAGGTCAATCAAACAGTCACTCAAACGCTTCCTTTGGATATACAACTTTAATCACATCAGAGAATGCTGCCATTGCCAAAGAATTAGAGGGCAAACCTCTGAAGGTTCTACTTGTGGATGGGGAACTGACTGAGAAGTATCGTCATTTGGGCTTTAATAATGCAACCAATGTAAAGTCAATATCTGAATTTACAAACAGTGGAATAAGTATCCCTGAGGATCCATGGCTAAGTTCTGCATTTAGGAAAATTATTGACGCTAATGTTGACTTAATTTTAGTCAGGGGTCTTGTCTGCCCACAGCTTATGATGAATTGCATTCAGAAAAATATTCTTATTATTCCTAATGTAAAGCAAAAGGTTCTTCAAGCAATTAGtgagtgcacaggagcagagccagTGAACTACCACACACAGATAAATCAGCATAGCGTAGGGTATGGGGTTTATGCCAACATATGCACACAGTATAGCTCGTTTTTAGAATATAGCCAAGTTATTGCTCTTACACTCCAAGCAGGCACGATGAACCTGGTCACAGTTGTCCTAAACTGCAGTTTGATGCCTAAAATGCAAATATTAGAAGACCAATTTTGGGCCTGCTCATATAGATTACATCATGCTCTTCATGACGAGAAAGTCTTTCCTGGTGGAGGTGCAGTGGAACTTTTGTGTCTCGATCACCTTAGAAAACTTGAAAATAGTGCAGTACCATTTAATTCAGACAGCAGAGGGCACTATATGTCATCATGGGTGTCTACTACGGCCACACACTACAAGGCTTCTGTTTTCAGGTGTCTCGCCAAAGGCTGGTATAAATATGTTTCCGTTCTTCTCTGTAACATGAATACATATTCTTCCGAGTTAGAATCTATGACTTTCATAAACAATGAACTGCAAATCATGAGTGATTTTCCATCTCCCTCTTCATATATTCTAAATGAGTATTCTAGAAAGCTTGCTTTGGTTGATAATTTAGGTGTTCCTACAGAAAGCAGACCAGCAATAGTGTATGATAATGTTGTTCCAAAGGTGGAGGCATGGCGCAGTGCCATGCATCTAGTTCTCACAGTGCTTCAGTCCGATGCAGAGATTATTACAGGGTCTATTATACATATAAAACAAAGGGAATCTGTACATGGAGAAAAAATGTTCTTATAG